One genomic window of Daphnia pulex isolate KAP4 chromosome 10, ASM2113471v1 includes the following:
- the LOC124206024 gene encoding uncharacterized protein K02A2.6-like isoform X3 — MSSSLRAPEPFSFGASDLAAQWGMWRKQFSWYLVATNSGLNVDEEQMVGVLITLLGSEGLKIYETFVFNPATDARKIEPVLDKFTAHFEPRRSEVFERFKFLRRHQLPGETFDAWLIDLRGLVNSCGYGTGVDSVLRDQIVLGVADPYVREKLLYEKDLLLATACEIVRACESSKAQLSQINTPSTAEAAHAIQSRPGGRKVERKPDSSFRAQHEQQPSANQHPAQQYPKCKDCGRSHRKNQCRVTNVTCFNCNVVGHVSSCCPNPPKPRQMSTRQAPSPAAKVHAVEEETHWIGDVDRGGTAMALPRSVEESYYVSHSLTSSGGESEWRQEVTVDGVKVNFKLDSGATCNILPYESFSRLPKTRRCLRPGPIVRSYRSQDGLLRVLGLHTAKVVHRGALFVIDFVVVDEPGQPPLLGLPSCDKLNLIRRVDAVQSPVEAPLPPIVVEFMDVFEGLASRLPFRLEDRVFKKLDEMVNDKILTPVQEPTEWVSRMMVVGKPDGDVRICLDPFELNKAIQRQHFAVPTIEQLFSKLASYLCTMATPKGRYRFLRLPFGLKSAPEIYLQTMNDLFGDLSGVLIYFDDFLVTGETEEELLANLRQVFVRCRLHDLKLQLKKCKFFLQELPWLGHVIGQGILKPDPLKISAIVEMPDPTCPADLVRLLGMVTYLDKFCQNLAGLTRPLRDLLKADAAWVWEEPQKMALGQLKSALSSLPVLRLFDHSLPLVVSVDASPVGIGAVLLQNNQPIAYSSTSLTDTQKRYFQIEKELLAVQFGLMRFRQYVYGQMVVVETDHKPLVGLLEKPIASCSPRIQRMRLQLQRFDFQLVYKPGKELFIADTLSRAPSPRLFTDDVTQDCEEQVHAVLDLIIPHDSTRVKFAAATMADPTLRLLKEVLRRGWPDHKAQCPVAVKPFWPVRHHLSEADGLLLNGSRLVVPISLRQEVLAGIHDGHFGEVKCILRAKSAVYWPGCDEQIRNMVASCSTCQTHRHRNPAQPLRPVPLPVHAFQWVSADIFLHGGVNYLLIVDAYSKWPACVPLRSLSSSSVVAEMERIFSDFGVPEIVMSDNGSQFDCAEFREFCEGRAVRSVTSSPTYAQSNGLVERHIQTVKKTLLKMFTDGRSLWEALAAIRSTPISSELPSPAVLLQGRHLRGSLPFLQDRLVPQFVSAKFVHGQLQRRQATACFTHGGRPDVRGSALIVGQRVRAFVSGLWLPGAVEAVCSEPDSYVVRLADGRAFRRTRRDINLDNSPSAGLAVGQQSGGAAVIQSAVRGYRPAPANHLLPALSWSPPARAVNVPVAQPLPVALGQPSVMPQPPPVFVNPAPGPATPARQRAAPVSTDQRATVQLPAVQSTLTASSPLAVAPHRPGSTRSGRPYLKPS, encoded by the exons atgtcGTCTTCGTTGAGGGCTCctgaacctttttctttcggggcCAGTGATTTGGCGGCCCAGTGGGGTATGTGGCGTAAACAGTTTTCGTGGTACTTGGTGGCTACAAATAGCGGCCTTAACGTGGATGAAGAGCAAATGGTGGGCGTGCTCATCACTCTTCTTGGCAGTGAGGGCCTCAAAATTTACGAAACTTTTGTGTTCAATCCAGCCACCGATGCCAGAAAAATTGAGCCGGTGTTAGACAAATTCACTGCCCATTTTGAGCCCCGACGTAGTGAAGTTTTCGAGCGTTTTAAATTCCTGCGTCGTCATCAACTCCCTGGTGAAACTTTTGATGCGTGGTTGATTGATCTTCGTGGTCTCGTGAACTCATGTGGCTATGGTACTGGTGTTGATTCGGTCTTACGGGACCAGATAGTACTCGGTGTGGCTGATCCTTATGTCCGTGAAAAGCTGTTGTACGAAAAAGATTTGCTGCTCGCCACTGCGTGTGAAATTGTGCGTGCATGTGAGTCATCGAAAGCCCAGCTCAGCCAAATCAACACACCGTCGACAGCAGAAGCCGCTCACGCCATTCAGAGTCGACCTGGTGGCCGGAAGGTTGAGAGAAAGCCGGATTCATCATTCAGAGCTCAGCATGAGCAGCAGCCGTCCGCTAATCAACACCCAGCCCAGCAGTATCCCAAGTGTAAAGATTGCGGTCGTTCCCATAGAAAAAATCAGTGTCGGGTCACCAATGTTACGTGTTTTAACTGCAACGTGGTCGGCCATGTATCTAGTTGCTGTCCGAATCCACCCAAGCCCCGCCAGATGTCGACACGTCAAGCACCAAGCCCCGCGGCCAAAGTTCATGCTGTGGAGGAGGAGACGCACTGGATTGGTGATGTCGATCGTGGCGGTACGGCGATGGCCCTCCCACGGTCAGTTGAAGAAAGTTACTACGTCTCTCATTCCCTAACGTCATCTGGTGGTGAGTCTGAGTGGCGCCAAGAAGTGACAGTAGATGGCGTTAAAGTTAACTTCAAGCTTGATTCGGGCGCCACATGCAACATTCTGCCGTATGAGTCATTTTCTCGGCTGCCCAAAACACGCCGCTGTCTTCGCCCTGGGCCCATTGTTCGCAGTTATCGTTCACAAGATGGCCTCTTACGCGTGCTCGGATTGCACACAGCCAAGGTGGTTCACAGAGGCGCTTTATTTGTCATCGACTTTGTCGTAGTTGACGAGCCTGGCCAGCCACCCCTTCTAGGACTCCCGTCTTGCGACAAGCTGAACTTGATTCGGCGAGTCGATGCTGTTCAGTCGCCAGTAGAAGCTCCGCTGCCGCCAATCGTCGTGGAATTCATGGACGTCTTCGAAGGATTAG CCAGTCGACTTCCGTTCCGGCTGGAGGATCGCGTTTTCAAGAAGTTGGACGAAATGGTCAACGACAAAATCCTCACCCCCGTGCAAGAGCCAACTGAGTGGGTCAGCCGAATGATGGTGGTGGGAAAGCCGGACGGTGATGTCCGTATTTGTCTGGACCCGTTTGAGCTCAACAAGGCTATTCAACGTCAACATTTTGCCGTCCCCACCATTGAGCAGCTGTTCAGCAAGTTGG CGTCCTATTTGTGCACAATGGCCACTCCGAAAGGCCGTTATCGCTTCCTCCGGCTGCCGTTTGGATTGAAGTCAGCCCCTGAAATTTATCTTCAGACGATGAACGACTTGTTTGGAGACCTGTCCGGCGTACTCATCTACTTTGATGATTTCCTTGTAACGGGTGAAACGGAGGAGGAACTTCTAGCCAACCTTCGTCAAGTGTTTGTACGTTGCCGTCTCCATGACTTGAAGCTTCAGTTAAAAAAGTGCAAATTCTTCCTCCAGGAGCTCCCGTGGCTAGGCCATGTCATTGGCCAGGGAATTTTAAAGCCGGACCCTCTCAAGATTTCGGCAATTGTGGAAATGCCTGATCCAACTTGTCCGGCAGATCTCGTCCGTCTCCTGGGCATGGTGACATACCTGGACAAATTCTGCCAAAATCTCGCGGGTCTGACACGACCCTTACGTGACTTGCTCAAAGCAGACGCAGCGTGGGTGTGGGAAGAGCCCCAGAAGATGGCCCTTGGTCAGCTAAAAAGTGCATTGTCGTCTCTTCCAGTGCTACGACTGTTTGACCACTCACTGCCCTTGGTTGTGTCCGTTGATGCGTCTCCCGTCGGCATCGGTGCAGTGTTGCTTCAAAATAACCAACCGATCGCGTACTCGTCAACGTCGTTAACCGATACTCAAAAACGGTACTTTCAGATCGAAAAGGAGCTGTTGGCGGTCCAGTTTGGACTCATGCGCTTCCGGCAGTACGTCTATGGCCAAATGGTGGTGGTTGAAACCGATCACAAGCCGTTGGTTGGCCTCCTGGAGAAGCCCATTGCGTCTTGTTCCCCGAGAATCCAGCGGATGCGTCTTCAACTCCAGCGATTTGATTTCCAGCTCGTCTACAAGCCGGGCAAGGAGCTGTTTATCGCCGACACGCTTAGTCGGGCTCCGTCGCCCCGCCTCTTTACCGATGACGTCACTCAAGACTGTGAGGAGCAGGTTCACGCTGTTCTTGACCTGATAATTCCTCATGATTCAACTCGTGTCAAATTTGCTGCAGCAACAATGGCAGACCCGACTCTCCGTCTCCTGAAAGAAGTCCTTCGGCGTGGATGGCCTGATCACAAGGCCCAGTGTCCGGTGGCCGTTAAGCCGTTCTGGCCAGTACGCCACCACTTGTCTGAAGCTGATGGTCTGCTACTCAATGGCAGCCGGTTGGTGGTTCCGATTTCGCTTCGGCAGGAAGTGTTGGCCGGAATACACGACGGCCATTTTGGAGAGGTGAAGTGCATCTTACGGGCCAAATCGGCCGTTTATTGGCCCGGGTGTGACGAGCAAATTCGCAACATGGTGGCCAGCTGTTCGACCTGCCAAACGCATCGCCATCGAAACCCAGCGCAGCCTCTTCGTCCAGTGCCGTTGCCGGTTCATGCATTTCAGTGGGTGTCGGCTGACATTTTTCTACATGGTGGCGTCAACTACCTCCTGATTGTTGACGCATATAGCAAGTGGCCGGCATGCGTTCCGTTGCGCAGtttatcgtcgtcgtccgtcGTCGCCGAAATGGAACGCATATTTAGTGACTTTGGCGTTCCGGAAATTGTCATGTCCGACAATGGCTCTCAGTTCGATTGCGCCGAATTTCGAGAGTTCTGCGAGGGCCGTGCCGTTCGGTCAGTGACGTCCAGCCCAACCTACGCACAGTCCAATGGTCTGGTGGAGCGCCACATACAGACAGTAAAAAAGACGCTCCTAAAAATGTTTACGGATGGCCGGTCTCTGTGGGAGGCCTTGGCGGCCATTCGGTCAACTCCAATATCGTCGGAACTGCCGTCTCCGGCAGTGTTATTGCAGGGACGCCACCTTCGTGGCAGCTTGCCGTTTCTGCAGGATCGTCTGGTTCCACAATTTGTATCTGCCAAGTTCGTTCACGGCCAGCTCCAGCGTCGTCAGGCTACGGCTTGTTTCACTCACGGCGGTCGTCCGGATGTTCGTGGGTCGGCGCTCATTGTCGGTCAACGTGTCCGGGCGTTCGTCTCTGGATTGTGGTTACCAGGTGCCGTCGAAGCTGTTTGCAGCGAACCGGACTCATATGTCGTTCGGTTGGCGGATGGGCGAGCTTTTCGTCGGACGCGCCGCGATATAAATCTTGACAACTCGCCGTCGGCAGGATTGGCCGTGGGTCAACAGAGTGGTGGTGCTGCTGTAATCCAGTCTGCTGTTCGCGGTTATCGCCCCGCCCCTGCTAATCATCTGCTGCCGGCCCTGTCTTGGTCTCCGCCTGCCCGCGCTGTGAATGTTCCAGTTGCCCAGCCGCTTCCGGTAGCCCTGGGTCAACCGTCAGTGATGCCACAGCCTCCGCCGGTCTTTGTCAATCCGGCGCCCGGCCCGGCAACCCCTGCAAGGCAACGAGCAGCGCCCGTCTCAACCGACCAGCGTGCTACCGTCCAGCTGCCCGCTGTCCAGTCAACCCTGACTGCATCAAGTCCGCTGGCCGTTGCGCCTCATCGTCCGGGATCGACTCGCTCTGGTCGCCCTTATCTCAAGCCGTCTTAA
- the LOC124206024 gene encoding uncharacterized protein K02A2.6-like isoform X1, giving the protein MSSSLRAPEPFSFGASDLAAQWGMWRKQFSWYLVATNSGLNVDEEQMVGVLITLLGSEGLKIYETFVFNPATDARKIEPVLDKFTAHFEPRRSEVFERFKFLRRHQLPGETFDAWLIDLRGLVNSCGYGTGVDSVLRDQIVLGVADPYVREKLLYEKDLLLATACEIVRACESSKAQLSQINTPSTAEAAHAIQSRPGGRKVERKPDSSFRAQHEQQPSANQHPAQQYPKCKDCGRSHRKNQCRVTNVTCFNCNVVGHVSSCCPNPPKPRQMSTRQAPSPAAKVHAVEEETHWIGDVDRGGTAMALPRSVEESYYVSHSLTSSGGESEWRQEVTVDGVKVNFKLDSGATCNILPYESFSRLPKTRRCLRPGPIVRSYRSQDGLLRVLGLHTAKVVHRGALFVIDFVVVDEPGQPPLLGLPSCDKLNLIRRVDAVQSPVEAPLPPIVVEFMDVFEGLGKLPVEHDIRLLSGANRVDPVVCAASRLPFRLEDRVFKKLDEMVNDKILTPVQEPTEWVSRMMVVGKPDGDVRICLDPFELNKAIQRQHFAVPTIEQLFSKLASYLCTMATPKGRYRFLRLPFGLKSAPEIYLQTMNDLFGDLSGVLIYFDDFLVTGETEEELLANLRQVFVRCRLHDLKLQLKKCKFFLQELPWLGHVIGQGILKPDPLKISAIVEMPDPTCPADLVRLLGMVTYLDKFCQNLAGLTRPLRDLLKADAAWVWEEPQKMALGQLKSALSSLPVLRLFDHSLPLVVSVDASPVGIGAVLLQNNQPIAYSSTSLTDTQKRYFQIEKELLAVQFGLMRFRQYVYGQMVVVETDHKPLVGLLEKPIASCSPRIQRMRLQLQRFDFQLVYKPGKELFIADTLSRAPSPRLFTDDVTQDCEEQVHAVLDLIIPHDSTRVKFAAATMADPTLRLLKEVLRRGWPDHKAQCPVAVKPFWPVRHHLSEADGLLLNGSRLVVPISLRQEVLAGIHDGHFGEVKCILRAKSAVYWPGCDEQIRNMVASCSTCQTHRHRNPAQPLRPVPLPVHAFQWVSADIFLHGGVNYLLIVDAYSKWPACVPLRSLSSSSVVAEMERIFSDFGVPEIVMSDNGSQFDCAEFREFCEGRAVRSVTSSPTYAQSNGLVERHIQTVKKTLLKMFTDGRSLWEALAAIRSTPISSELPSPAVLLQGRHLRGSLPFLQDRLVPQFVSAKFVHGQLQRRQATACFTHGGRPDVRGSALIVGQRVRAFVSGLWLPGAVEAVCSEPDSYVVRLADGRAFRRTRRDINLDNSPSAGLAVGQQSGGAAVIQSAVRGYRPAPANHLLPALSWSPPARAVNVPVAQPLPVALGQPSVMPQPPPVFVNPAPGPATPARQRAAPVSTDQRATVQLPAVQSTLTASSPLAVAPHRPGSTRSGRPYLKPS; this is encoded by the exons atgtcGTCTTCGTTGAGGGCTCctgaacctttttctttcggggcCAGTGATTTGGCGGCCCAGTGGGGTATGTGGCGTAAACAGTTTTCGTGGTACTTGGTGGCTACAAATAGCGGCCTTAACGTGGATGAAGAGCAAATGGTGGGCGTGCTCATCACTCTTCTTGGCAGTGAGGGCCTCAAAATTTACGAAACTTTTGTGTTCAATCCAGCCACCGATGCCAGAAAAATTGAGCCGGTGTTAGACAAATTCACTGCCCATTTTGAGCCCCGACGTAGTGAAGTTTTCGAGCGTTTTAAATTCCTGCGTCGTCATCAACTCCCTGGTGAAACTTTTGATGCGTGGTTGATTGATCTTCGTGGTCTCGTGAACTCATGTGGCTATGGTACTGGTGTTGATTCGGTCTTACGGGACCAGATAGTACTCGGTGTGGCTGATCCTTATGTCCGTGAAAAGCTGTTGTACGAAAAAGATTTGCTGCTCGCCACTGCGTGTGAAATTGTGCGTGCATGTGAGTCATCGAAAGCCCAGCTCAGCCAAATCAACACACCGTCGACAGCAGAAGCCGCTCACGCCATTCAGAGTCGACCTGGTGGCCGGAAGGTTGAGAGAAAGCCGGATTCATCATTCAGAGCTCAGCATGAGCAGCAGCCGTCCGCTAATCAACACCCAGCCCAGCAGTATCCCAAGTGTAAAGATTGCGGTCGTTCCCATAGAAAAAATCAGTGTCGGGTCACCAATGTTACGTGTTTTAACTGCAACGTGGTCGGCCATGTATCTAGTTGCTGTCCGAATCCACCCAAGCCCCGCCAGATGTCGACACGTCAAGCACCAAGCCCCGCGGCCAAAGTTCATGCTGTGGAGGAGGAGACGCACTGGATTGGTGATGTCGATCGTGGCGGTACGGCGATGGCCCTCCCACGGTCAGTTGAAGAAAGTTACTACGTCTCTCATTCCCTAACGTCATCTGGTGGTGAGTCTGAGTGGCGCCAAGAAGTGACAGTAGATGGCGTTAAAGTTAACTTCAAGCTTGATTCGGGCGCCACATGCAACATTCTGCCGTATGAGTCATTTTCTCGGCTGCCCAAAACACGCCGCTGTCTTCGCCCTGGGCCCATTGTTCGCAGTTATCGTTCACAAGATGGCCTCTTACGCGTGCTCGGATTGCACACAGCCAAGGTGGTTCACAGAGGCGCTTTATTTGTCATCGACTTTGTCGTAGTTGACGAGCCTGGCCAGCCACCCCTTCTAGGACTCCCGTCTTGCGACAAGCTGAACTTGATTCGGCGAGTCGATGCTGTTCAGTCGCCAGTAGAAGCTCCGCTGCCGCCAATCGTCGTGGAATTCATGGACGTCTTCGAAGGATTAGGTAAATTACCTGTCGAACACGACATTAGGCTGCTGTCGGGTGCTAATCGCGTGGATCCTGTTGTGTGTGCAGCCAGTCGACTTCCGTTCCGGCTGGAGGATCGCGTTTTCAAGAAGTTGGACGAAATGGTCAACGACAAAATCCTCACCCCCGTGCAAGAGCCAACTGAGTGGGTCAGCCGAATGATGGTGGTGGGAAAGCCGGACGGTGATGTCCGTATTTGTCTGGACCCGTTTGAGCTCAACAAGGCTATTCAACGTCAACATTTTGCCGTCCCCACCATTGAGCAGCTGTTCAGCAAGTTGG CGTCCTATTTGTGCACAATGGCCACTCCGAAAGGCCGTTATCGCTTCCTCCGGCTGCCGTTTGGATTGAAGTCAGCCCCTGAAATTTATCTTCAGACGATGAACGACTTGTTTGGAGACCTGTCCGGCGTACTCATCTACTTTGATGATTTCCTTGTAACGGGTGAAACGGAGGAGGAACTTCTAGCCAACCTTCGTCAAGTGTTTGTACGTTGCCGTCTCCATGACTTGAAGCTTCAGTTAAAAAAGTGCAAATTCTTCCTCCAGGAGCTCCCGTGGCTAGGCCATGTCATTGGCCAGGGAATTTTAAAGCCGGACCCTCTCAAGATTTCGGCAATTGTGGAAATGCCTGATCCAACTTGTCCGGCAGATCTCGTCCGTCTCCTGGGCATGGTGACATACCTGGACAAATTCTGCCAAAATCTCGCGGGTCTGACACGACCCTTACGTGACTTGCTCAAAGCAGACGCAGCGTGGGTGTGGGAAGAGCCCCAGAAGATGGCCCTTGGTCAGCTAAAAAGTGCATTGTCGTCTCTTCCAGTGCTACGACTGTTTGACCACTCACTGCCCTTGGTTGTGTCCGTTGATGCGTCTCCCGTCGGCATCGGTGCAGTGTTGCTTCAAAATAACCAACCGATCGCGTACTCGTCAACGTCGTTAACCGATACTCAAAAACGGTACTTTCAGATCGAAAAGGAGCTGTTGGCGGTCCAGTTTGGACTCATGCGCTTCCGGCAGTACGTCTATGGCCAAATGGTGGTGGTTGAAACCGATCACAAGCCGTTGGTTGGCCTCCTGGAGAAGCCCATTGCGTCTTGTTCCCCGAGAATCCAGCGGATGCGTCTTCAACTCCAGCGATTTGATTTCCAGCTCGTCTACAAGCCGGGCAAGGAGCTGTTTATCGCCGACACGCTTAGTCGGGCTCCGTCGCCCCGCCTCTTTACCGATGACGTCACTCAAGACTGTGAGGAGCAGGTTCACGCTGTTCTTGACCTGATAATTCCTCATGATTCAACTCGTGTCAAATTTGCTGCAGCAACAATGGCAGACCCGACTCTCCGTCTCCTGAAAGAAGTCCTTCGGCGTGGATGGCCTGATCACAAGGCCCAGTGTCCGGTGGCCGTTAAGCCGTTCTGGCCAGTACGCCACCACTTGTCTGAAGCTGATGGTCTGCTACTCAATGGCAGCCGGTTGGTGGTTCCGATTTCGCTTCGGCAGGAAGTGTTGGCCGGAATACACGACGGCCATTTTGGAGAGGTGAAGTGCATCTTACGGGCCAAATCGGCCGTTTATTGGCCCGGGTGTGACGAGCAAATTCGCAACATGGTGGCCAGCTGTTCGACCTGCCAAACGCATCGCCATCGAAACCCAGCGCAGCCTCTTCGTCCAGTGCCGTTGCCGGTTCATGCATTTCAGTGGGTGTCGGCTGACATTTTTCTACATGGTGGCGTCAACTACCTCCTGATTGTTGACGCATATAGCAAGTGGCCGGCATGCGTTCCGTTGCGCAGtttatcgtcgtcgtccgtcGTCGCCGAAATGGAACGCATATTTAGTGACTTTGGCGTTCCGGAAATTGTCATGTCCGACAATGGCTCTCAGTTCGATTGCGCCGAATTTCGAGAGTTCTGCGAGGGCCGTGCCGTTCGGTCAGTGACGTCCAGCCCAACCTACGCACAGTCCAATGGTCTGGTGGAGCGCCACATACAGACAGTAAAAAAGACGCTCCTAAAAATGTTTACGGATGGCCGGTCTCTGTGGGAGGCCTTGGCGGCCATTCGGTCAACTCCAATATCGTCGGAACTGCCGTCTCCGGCAGTGTTATTGCAGGGACGCCACCTTCGTGGCAGCTTGCCGTTTCTGCAGGATCGTCTGGTTCCACAATTTGTATCTGCCAAGTTCGTTCACGGCCAGCTCCAGCGTCGTCAGGCTACGGCTTGTTTCACTCACGGCGGTCGTCCGGATGTTCGTGGGTCGGCGCTCATTGTCGGTCAACGTGTCCGGGCGTTCGTCTCTGGATTGTGGTTACCAGGTGCCGTCGAAGCTGTTTGCAGCGAACCGGACTCATATGTCGTTCGGTTGGCGGATGGGCGAGCTTTTCGTCGGACGCGCCGCGATATAAATCTTGACAACTCGCCGTCGGCAGGATTGGCCGTGGGTCAACAGAGTGGTGGTGCTGCTGTAATCCAGTCTGCTGTTCGCGGTTATCGCCCCGCCCCTGCTAATCATCTGCTGCCGGCCCTGTCTTGGTCTCCGCCTGCCCGCGCTGTGAATGTTCCAGTTGCCCAGCCGCTTCCGGTAGCCCTGGGTCAACCGTCAGTGATGCCACAGCCTCCGCCGGTCTTTGTCAATCCGGCGCCCGGCCCGGCAACCCCTGCAAGGCAACGAGCAGCGCCCGTCTCAACCGACCAGCGTGCTACCGTCCAGCTGCCCGCTGTCCAGTCAACCCTGACTGCATCAAGTCCGCTGGCCGTTGCGCCTCATCGTCCGGGATCGACTCGCTCTGGTCGCCCTTATCTCAAGCCGTCTTAA